Proteins found in one Nostoc sp. NIES-3756 genomic segment:
- a CDS encoding signal peptidase I, with amino-acid sequence MMQPKVIFGNAVSEGASRWGWFMGHFITPDDDPRSTTVLEIKWGIHQAGDCRTEWAVNNQAATLSILINGKFCLQFEDEEITLSREGDYVLWCAGVPHCWIAQSDCTILTVRWPSVPNDSVGVGLPTVGNSQ; translated from the coding sequence ATGATGCAGCCTAAAGTTATTTTTGGAAATGCAGTCAGCGAAGGGGCGAGTCGCTGGGGTTGGTTTATGGGACACTTTATTACTCCAGATGATGATCCGCGTTCAACTACAGTACTAGAAATAAAGTGGGGTATTCATCAAGCAGGAGACTGTAGAACTGAGTGGGCGGTAAATAATCAAGCTGCTACTCTTTCCATCTTGATTAATGGTAAATTTTGCCTGCAATTTGAGGATGAGGAAATTACTTTATCTCGTGAGGGTGACTATGTGCTGTGGTGTGCAGGTGTGCCGCATTGTTGGATTGCTCAGTCTGACTGTACTATTCTGACTGTGAGATGGCCTTCAGTACCAAATGATAGTGTTGGAGTAGGTTTGCCCACAGTGGGGAACAGCCAGTAG